In the Afipia sp. GAS231 genome, TGACGTTCGAACAGCCCAGCCATCAGGTGAGAGGTGGCGTGCTGGTGAAAATCACCGGACAGGTACCCGACCCGAATGCGCGCCTCGTCTGCCGCCGCGTAGCGAGGCAAACGATGCTGCGATGGCGGAACAACCGGTTTGATCCATTGCTCCGCGCAGATCAGTTGATCCACCGGTGAAGCCCGGGTCGAGAGCAGGTAAAACGGTGGAACGCGCACCCCTTTGCGCACCATATCGAGCAGCTTGTCCTGCGAAGCTTGGTAGTCGTTCCAGTCACAGGCGCGCCAGCGATGATAAGCGAGCTGACTGAAGGCATCAGCATAGTCGGGACGAAGGCGCAACGCCTCCTGATAGGCCGAGATCGCTTCCTCGGGATTGCCCAGCTCCCGCCAGGCATTCCCCAAATTATAAAGGGCTTCCGGGAAATCGGGCTTGAGCGCCAGGACCTGCTGAAGTGCTGCCAGGGCCTCGCTGGGACGTCCCTTCGCCAGGAGCGTCGCCGCGCTATTGCTGAGCGCGTCAACGTGATCAGGCGACGTTTCGAGCAGCCGACGATAGACCGCGAGGGCCTCATCGGAGCGCCCAAGTTCGCCAAGCACGATACCGGCTCCGTTGAGGGCGTCGGCATAATCGGCCCGCAGCTTGATCGCGCTGCCATACGCAGCCAGCGCCTCCTCGAGCCGACCTTGCCGCTGCAACACGATACCGCGGTTGCAATGTGCCTCGGCGAAACCAGGGTTCAGCGCAATCGCCGTGTCGAAAGCCGCAATCGCTTCATCGAGGCACCCCTGGTCCTGCAGGACAGTTCCCAGATTGTTGTGCACGATCGGAATGTCGGATCGGAATTCGATAACGTCGCGGTAAGCGGCCACGGCCGCCTCAAGATCCCGCTTCTCATGCAGGACGACGCCAAGGTTGAAGCGGGCCTCCGCGTAGCCCGGTCGCGATGCCAAGGCGTTATTGTAGGCGGAGATGGCTTCATCGAGCCGGCCCAGCTTTTGAAAAACAACGCCGGCATTGTTGCAGGCTTCAGGGTAACTGCCCTTCAACCCGATGGCGGACTGATACGAAGCGATGGCCTGCTCATCATTGCCCTGTTGCTTGAGCGCATTGCCCAGGGCGAAGTGGGCTTCGGCGTAAGTCGGCCTCAATTCAACGGCACGGCGATGCGCCTCGATCGCTTGCGACAGCTTTCCTTGTTGCAGCAGTACCAGCCCGAGATTGTTGAAACTCAAGGCATCGCCGGGACGAAGCGCGATTCCGCGTCGAAGAAACTGCTCCGCGCCCGGAAGATTGCCCTCCTGCGCGGCGATGATCGCAAGATTGCCGCAGGCCGAGGCGTTGGCTGGATCGATGTTCAGGACCGAAGCATAAAGTCGCTTCGCGTCTCCGACCGCGCCCCTGCGTTGCGCCGCCAGGGCATCGTTCAACAGCTGTTCCGGTGTCGGATGCGCCACGGCGTTCGTTCTCGAGCACAAACCCGCAATATTCAATAGGGCTGGCGATAGTTAGTGTACTGGATATCGAAGCTCGTTGCGCCATAAAGCTTCACGTAGATGAAGGGACCGGAGAGCTTGACCTCGTCGATCGCGCGCGGTCCCTTGAACAAGGTCCCGTCATCCTCGTGGCCGGGTGCATAGACGACAGCCTGCCCCGTCGGCGGCGTCAACGTTACGATCATGGTTACCGCGATCGCTGAATCAGGAATGTATTTCCTCACGTCGACCTTGACCGGTGTCGGCTCGACTGGCGCGTCGGGCGGCTCCTCGGACTGCACAAGTTGCACAAAGGCTGGCGGCGGCTGCATATCCATTTGTTTGATCCGTCTCACACCCTACAAGCCAGCGATCTTCTGCCTGGACGGGGTGCCGGTAAAATCAATTTTTCCCGCAGCCGTCGATCGTTCCAAAACGACAAAGGGGCACTCGTTGCCGAGTTCCCCTTCGTCAACATTGTTCGACGTCCTAGAAGTTGAACG is a window encoding:
- a CDS encoding tetratricopeptide repeat protein; this translates as MNDALAAQRRGAVGDAKRLYASVLNIDPANASACGNLAIIAAQEGNLPGAEQFLRRGIALRPGDALSFNNLGLVLLQQGKLSQAIEAHRRAVELRPTYAEAHFALGNALKQQGNDEQAIASYQSAIGLKGSYPEACNNAGVVFQKLGRLDEAISAYNNALASRPGYAEARFNLGVVLHEKRDLEAAVAAYRDVIEFRSDIPIVHNNLGTVLQDQGCLDEAIAAFDTAIALNPGFAEAHCNRGIVLQRQGRLEEALAAYGSAIKLRADYADALNGAGIVLGELGRSDEALAVYRRLLETSPDHVDALSNSAATLLAKGRPSEALAALQQVLALKPDFPEALYNLGNAWRELGNPEEAISAYQEALRLRPDYADAFSQLAYHRWRACDWNDYQASQDKLLDMVRKGVRVPPFYLLSTRASPVDQLICAEQWIKPVVPPSQHRLPRYAAADEARIRVGYLSGDFHQHATSHLMAGLFERHDRARFEVTAYSYGPNDNSAMRTRLDRAFDRFVDIREMSHLEAAARIHADKIGILVDLKGYTHNARPQVSACRPAPVQVSYLGYPATMGADFIDYIIVDKFVVPESQQPFFSERLVHLPNCYQVNDSRREIATTAPSREACGLPADGFVFCCFNNSYKISPALFDIWMRLLEAVPRSVLWLLGSNHLVERNLRLEAAKRGVDSNRLVFAPIVGPADHLARHCHADLFLDTLPCNAHTTASDALWAGVPVLTCAGDSFAGRVAGSLLAAIGLPDLVTVSTEDYEKTAVALAGDSQRLAKLRAALRQNRDASSLFDLPAFTRNIETAYVRMWELWRAGRKPAGFAVET